Proteins found in one Limnohabitans sp. TEGF004 genomic segment:
- a CDS encoding VWA domain-containing protein codes for MLIDFFYTLRAAKLPVSVKEYLTLLEALQKQVVGPGSDACSMDDFYVLSRLILVKDEKHYDKFDRAFGAYFKGVELLTDFTKEVPLDWLEKILQKELTPEQKAAIEKMGWDELMETLKKRLEEQKERHEGGNKWIGTGGTSPFGNGGYNPQGIRIGGKGGNRSAVKVWDQRAYRDYDDTQELGTRNIKVALRRLRRFAREGSAEELDLDGTIHKTAANAGFLDILMRPERHNNVKVLLLMDVGGTMDDHIARVEELFSAAKAEFKHLEFYYFHNCVYDFMWRNNKRRYAEKFETWDIIRKYNKDYKLIFIGDATMSPYEIVQPGGSVEYNNEEAGAEWLQRLLHAFPKFAWINPEPQGVWQYRQSIAMIQQIVSNRMYPLTLKGLEEAMRMLSK; via the coding sequence ATGCTGATCGACTTCTTCTACACCCTACGCGCGGCCAAGCTGCCGGTTTCGGTGAAGGAGTACCTCACGCTGCTGGAGGCGCTGCAAAAGCAAGTGGTGGGGCCTGGTAGCGATGCCTGCAGCATGGATGACTTTTATGTGTTGAGCCGCCTCATCTTGGTCAAAGATGAAAAGCATTACGACAAGTTTGACCGCGCGTTCGGTGCGTACTTCAAAGGCGTGGAGCTGCTGACCGACTTCACCAAAGAAGTACCGTTGGATTGGTTAGAAAAAATCCTTCAAAAAGAACTCACCCCTGAACAAAAAGCCGCCATCGAAAAAATGGGCTGGGACGAGTTGATGGAAACTTTGAAAAAACGTCTCGAAGAACAAAAAGAACGCCACGAAGGTGGCAACAAATGGATTGGCACAGGTGGCACATCGCCTTTTGGCAATGGTGGCTACAACCCACAAGGCATTCGCATTGGCGGTAAAGGCGGTAACCGCAGCGCCGTGAAAGTATGGGACCAACGCGCCTACCGCGACTACGACGACACCCAAGAGCTGGGCACACGCAACATCAAAGTGGCCTTGCGTCGCTTGCGTCGCTTTGCACGCGAAGGCTCGGCCGAAGAGCTGGACCTTGACGGCACGATTCATAAGACCGCAGCCAATGCAGGCTTTTTAGACATCTTGATGCGCCCCGAGCGCCACAACAATGTGAAGGTGTTGTTGCTCATGGATGTGGGCGGCACCATGGACGATCACATCGCCCGCGTCGAAGAATTGTTCAGCGCAGCCAAAGCTGAGTTCAAGCACTTGGAGTTTTATTACTTCCACAACTGCGTGTACGACTTCATGTGGCGCAACAACAAACGTCGCTACGCTGAGAAGTTTGAAACCTGGGACATCATTCGCAAATACAACAAAGACTACAAGCTCATCTTCATTGGCGACGCCACCATGAGCCCGTACGAAATTGTGCAACCCGGTGGCAGCGTGGAATACAACAACGAAGAAGCAGGTGCCGAGTGGTTGCAACGCCTGCTTCACGCCTTCCCCAAATTTGCGTGGATCAATCCCGAACCTCAAGGCGTGTGGCAATACCGGCAAAGCATTGCCATGATTCAACAAATCGTCAGCAACCGCATGTATCCGCTCACGCTCAAAGGCTTGGAAGAAGCCATGCGAATGCTGAGCAAGTAG
- a CDS encoding HU family DNA-binding protein, whose protein sequence is MNKTELIEAVAAHTELTKADAGRAVNAILEVITHAVAKKDDVQLIGFGTFKAAARAARTGKNPRTGEALKIAAAVVPRFTAGAAFKAAVNTKKK, encoded by the coding sequence ATGAACAAAACTGAATTGATCGAAGCAGTGGCAGCACACACCGAATTGACAAAGGCCGACGCTGGCCGCGCTGTCAATGCCATTCTCGAAGTGATCACACACGCTGTGGCCAAAAAAGACGACGTGCAATTGATCGGCTTCGGCACGTTCAAAGCTGCCGCTCGCGCTGCACGCACTGGCAAAAACCCACGCACTGGCGAAGCTTTGAAAATCGCAGCTGCTGTGGTGCCTCGCTTCACTGCTGGCGCAGCGTTCAAAGCTGCTGTGAACACCAAGAAGAAGTAA
- a CDS encoding VOC family protein: MFTHVFLGAQDLEASRKFYDAALGALGHAPGAGAGSRYVYRTPTGTFGITTPINGEPASFGNGSTFGFAAKSPAEVDAFHAAGVANGGVTCEDPPGLRTNPAFSYYIAYLRDPSGNKICAMCRS, encoded by the coding sequence ATGTTCACACACGTTTTTTTAGGTGCTCAAGACCTCGAAGCCTCACGTAAGTTTTATGACGCAGCCCTCGGCGCGCTGGGCCACGCGCCAGGCGCAGGTGCAGGCAGCCGTTACGTGTACCGCACACCCACGGGCACCTTTGGCATCACCACCCCCATCAACGGCGAGCCAGCCAGCTTTGGCAATGGCAGCACGTTTGGTTTTGCGGCCAAGTCACCCGCCGAAGTAGACGCATTTCATGCCGCAGGCGTGGCCAATGGCGGCGTGACCTGCGAAGACCCACCAGGCCTGCGCACCAACCCCGCGTTTAGCTACTACATCGCTTACTTGCGTGACCCATCGGGCAACAAGATTTGCGCGATGTGCCGTAGCTAA
- a CDS encoding SulP family inorganic anion transporter, producing the protein MTTAQLKLSRANLSGDIWGGFAAMLVALPSAIAFGVTIFSPLGAEFGAKGALAGMLGVTALGLIAATFGGTQRLISAPCAPAAAVLSALTIQMTQQGSGVGAVVLTLFLVAFVSSLVQISFGLLRIGELIKYMPFPVVSGYLSGVGLIIIMSQLPKWMALPKGMNWWQGLHAMELWQTPSLIVGAATAALMLLAPRISTKVPAVIVGLLGGMASYWLLAFSAWPELRNLHDNPFIIGPLAVGGEGFFESLLDPFRSLSESGFPHWTQIAFPAITLAVLLSIDTLKTCVVLDAMTGSRHDSNKELIGQGLGNLASSLIGGAPGAGTMGATLVNKASGGTTYLSGVFQGVWSLLAILLLTSLIAWVPVAALAALLIVIGFKMIDWHSLQLLKAKDTMLDFAVILIVVIVANTVSLIAASGVGVAMAIMLFLREQIHTTTIRRKSFGNTMYSSRVRGQRERDVLAETGSHTVIFELQGSLFFGTTDQLYTAIEPELSKAKFVVLDFMRVQSMDMTAGHMIERIRNMLSERHARLVLTRVPERLPSGRDLRSYVDHIGLLSDSTAKIFDEFDEALEWIEDETLALAGHAHVSKEGIPLGKFELFHGLNDDEIAALERCAQHHVFEAGELIFGADSTGHELMLISRGEVKVSLPLANGKTIHLTTFSRGQFFGEMSFLDGRAHSADVYATRETELIAIDRKAFATVAAGDPVMSISVMRAVALAIADRLRHANAELREMRQA; encoded by the coding sequence ATGACTACCGCTCAATTGAAACTATCGCGCGCCAATTTATCTGGCGATATTTGGGGCGGCTTTGCTGCCATGTTGGTGGCGCTGCCATCGGCCATTGCGTTTGGTGTGACCATCTTCTCGCCGCTGGGTGCCGAGTTTGGTGCCAAGGGGGCGTTGGCAGGCATGCTGGGTGTGACCGCACTGGGCTTGATTGCCGCCACCTTTGGTGGTACGCAACGGCTCATCTCGGCACCTTGTGCACCAGCAGCTGCAGTGCTTTCTGCACTGACCATTCAAATGACGCAGCAGGGTAGCGGTGTGGGTGCGGTGGTGCTCACTTTGTTCTTGGTGGCTTTCGTCAGCAGCTTGGTACAAATTTCGTTTGGCTTGCTGCGCATCGGTGAGCTCATCAAGTACATGCCGTTTCCTGTGGTGAGCGGTTACCTCAGCGGTGTGGGCCTGATCATCATCATGAGCCAGTTGCCCAAGTGGATGGCCCTGCCCAAAGGCATGAACTGGTGGCAGGGTTTGCACGCGATGGAGCTGTGGCAAACGCCGAGCTTGATCGTGGGTGCGGCCACAGCCGCGTTGATGTTGTTGGCACCACGCATCTCCACCAAAGTACCGGCCGTGATCGTGGGTTTGTTGGGTGGCATGGCTTCGTATTGGTTGTTGGCGTTCAGCGCATGGCCTGAGTTGCGCAACTTGCATGACAACCCGTTCATCATTGGCCCATTGGCGGTGGGGGGCGAAGGCTTCTTTGAGTCCTTGCTCGACCCCTTCCGTAGCTTGAGCGAATCTGGTTTCCCACATTGGACACAGATTGCATTTCCTGCCATCACGCTGGCCGTGTTGCTGTCCATCGACACACTCAAAACCTGCGTGGTACTCGATGCCATGACTGGCTCACGCCACGATTCCAACAAAGAACTCATTGGCCAAGGTTTGGGCAACTTGGCCTCGTCCCTTATTGGCGGCGCACCCGGTGCTGGCACCATGGGCGCGACTTTGGTGAACAAGGCCAGTGGTGGCACCACTTATTTGTCTGGTGTGTTCCAAGGCGTGTGGTCGCTGTTAGCCATCTTGTTATTGACCTCGCTCATTGCGTGGGTGCCTGTGGCGGCTTTGGCTGCGCTGCTGATCGTCATCGGTTTCAAGATGATCGACTGGCATTCGCTGCAACTGCTCAAAGCCAAAGACACCATGCTCGACTTCGCGGTCATCTTGATTGTGGTCATCGTGGCCAACACCGTGAGTTTGATTGCCGCTTCAGGCGTGGGCGTGGCCATGGCCATCATGCTGTTCTTGCGTGAGCAAATTCATACCACCACAATTCGCCGCAAATCGTTTGGCAACACCATGTACTCGTCACGTGTACGTGGCCAGCGTGAGCGTGACGTGTTGGCCGAGACGGGCAGCCACACGGTGATTTTTGAATTGCAAGGCAGCTTGTTCTTTGGCACCACCGATCAGCTCTACACCGCGATCGAGCCGGAGCTGAGTAAGGCCAAGTTTGTGGTGCTCGACTTCATGCGCGTGCAGTCCATGGACATGACCGCAGGCCACATGATTGAGCGCATTCGCAACATGCTGTCTGAGCGTCATGCGCGTTTGGTGCTGACCCGTGTGCCCGAGCGTTTGCCCAGTGGGCGCGACTTGCGTTCGTATGTGGACCACATCGGTTTGTTGTCTGACAGTACGGCCAAGATTTTTGATGAGTTTGACGAAGCGCTGGAATGGATTGAAGACGAAACCTTGGCGCTGGCCGGTCACGCCCATGTGTCTAAAGAGGGCATCCCCTTGGGCAAGTTTGAACTCTTCCATGGCTTAAACGATGACGAAATTGCCGCGCTGGAGCGTTGTGCCCAACACCATGTGTTTGAGGCGGGTGAGTTGATCTTTGGCGCAGACTCAACGGGCCATGAGCTGATGCTGATCAGCCGAGGCGAGGTGAAGGTGAGCTTGCCATTGGCCAATGGCAAAACCATTCACTTGACCACCTTCAGTCGTGGTCAGTTCTTTGGTGAGATGTCGTTCTTAGATGGCCGCGCCCACTCGGCCGATGTGTATGCCACGCGCGAGACCGAGCTGATTGCCATCGACCGCAAAGCCTTTGCCACCGTGGCGGCAGGCGATCCGGTGATGAGCATCAGCGTCATGCGTGCGGTGGCCTTGGCCATTGCCGACCGATTGCGCCATGCCAACGCAGAGCTGCGGGAGATGCGTCAGGCTTGA
- a CDS encoding carboxymuconolactone decarboxylase family protein: MERFKQITYEELAPEVRPLADDILKVSSAALGGPYNALLRSPDMARRCFDFLDYLRFRTSVSKRLNEFAILIQARIANAQYEWWAHDPIAQRAGLSTHIIEQLRQCKRPEGMQEDEALVYDFCIQLTLNHRVPDALWQKAVAEMGEQAVVDLTVLSGTYVMVSMLLNATQVGIPNGGTEPLEVFSPLDIRQRLLA, translated from the coding sequence ATGGAACGGTTCAAACAAATCACCTATGAAGAGTTGGCACCTGAGGTGCGCCCACTGGCCGACGATATTTTGAAAGTTTCAAGCGCCGCTTTAGGCGGCCCCTACAACGCCTTGCTGCGCAGCCCTGACATGGCGCGTCGTTGTTTTGATTTCTTAGATTACCTGCGCTTTAGAACATCGGTCAGCAAACGCCTCAATGAATTTGCCATCCTGATTCAAGCCCGCATTGCCAACGCGCAATACGAGTGGTGGGCGCATGACCCCATCGCGCAACGTGCAGGTCTGTCCACACACATCATTGAACAGCTGCGCCAATGCAAACGCCCAGAAGGCATGCAAGAAGACGAAGCCTTGGTGTATGACTTTTGCATCCAGCTCACCCTCAACCACCGCGTGCCCGATGCGCTGTGGCAAAAGGCCGTCGCTGAAATGGGTGAGCAAGCCGTGGTCGATCTCACCGTGCTCTCTGGCACCTATGTGATGGTGTCGATGTTGCTCAACGCCACACAAGTGGGCATCCCCAACGGAGGTACTGAGCCCTTAGAGGTGTTCTCACCGCTCGACATTCGCCAGCGGTTGTTGGCTTAA
- a CDS encoding tripartite tricarboxylate transporter substrate binding protein, which yields MISRRHIAVAASILLTSFATFAQNNTVRLVVPFSTGGPTDIAARVIAPLLSDAMGKTVIVDNRVGATGAIGAEFVARAPADGNTILFGTSSIMAANPALMQKLSYDPVRDFAAVSTVATIENILVVHPSVPANNVQELVRYAKDNPGKLFYGSSGIGSTYHLGSEMFANMTKTQLGHAPYKGQGPAAQDLLAGHIQIMFDAFNSAVPNIKSGRVKALGIASAKRHPELPDLPTISEQGVPGYATTIWLAFFLPAKTPTAIVDKMNQDLRSIMQRPDVKERFNKLGMQATSSSTGELDALLKQELTQWTKVVKDGNIKPE from the coding sequence ATGATTTCACGCCGTCACATCGCGGTTGCTGCCAGCATTCTTTTGACATCCTTCGCCACCTTCGCACAAAACAACACCGTGCGTTTGGTGGTGCCTTTTTCCACCGGCGGCCCCACTGACATTGCCGCACGCGTGATTGCACCCTTGTTGTCAGATGCCATGGGCAAGACGGTCATCGTGGACAACCGTGTAGGAGCGACCGGGGCAATTGGCGCAGAGTTTGTGGCGCGTGCACCGGCTGACGGCAACACGATTTTGTTTGGCACGAGCAGCATCATGGCGGCCAACCCCGCGCTCATGCAAAAACTCTCGTATGACCCCGTGCGTGACTTCGCAGCGGTCAGCACAGTGGCCACGATTGAAAACATTTTGGTGGTCCACCCATCGGTGCCAGCCAACAACGTGCAAGAGTTGGTGCGCTATGCCAAAGACAATCCGGGCAAGTTGTTCTACGGCTCATCCGGCATTGGCAGTACCTACCACTTGGGTTCTGAAATGTTTGCCAACATGACCAAGACACAACTGGGTCATGCACCCTACAAAGGACAAGGCCCCGCCGCACAAGACTTGTTAGCTGGCCACATTCAAATCATGTTTGATGCCTTCAATTCGGCTGTGCCCAACATCAAGTCGGGTCGGGTCAAAGCATTGGGCATCGCCAGCGCCAAACGTCACCCCGAGTTACCCGACCTGCCCACCATCAGCGAGCAAGGCGTGCCAGGCTATGCCACCACGATTTGGCTGGCCTTCTTCTTACCAGCTAAAACACCCACAGCCATCGTCGACAAAATGAACCAAGACCTGCGCAGCATCATGCAGCGCCCCGATGTCAAAGAACGCTTCAACAAGCTAGGCATGCAAGCCACTAGCTCGAGCACTGGTGAACTGGATGCATTGCTGAAGCAAGAACTGACGCAATGGACCAAAGTGGTGAAAGACGGCAACATCAAACCTGAGTGA
- a CDS encoding DUF2892 domain-containing protein, whose translation MTANVGGIDRILRIVAGLVLIALAATGVVGAWGYLGVIVLATGVFRFCGAYTLLGLNTCPMKPAQEEPAK comes from the coding sequence ATGACAGCAAACGTTGGCGGCATTGACCGCATTCTGCGCATCGTCGCGGGCTTGGTCCTCATCGCATTGGCCGCCACGGGTGTGGTGGGTGCTTGGGGTTATTTGGGCGTCATCGTGTTGGCCACGGGTGTGTTCCGCTTTTGCGGCGCGTACACCTTGCTAGGGCTGAACACTTGCCCCATGAAGCCTGCACAAGAAGAGCCAGCCAAGTAA
- a CDS encoding MFS transporter, with protein MNRHLVLLSIAQGLFLTNNVTFIAINGLVGLSLAPEAWMATLPVMGYVVGGALSTGLVAKSQQRFGRKGSFQLGLLVALLSAALGAFAVLSQSFWLLVTATVVAGYYSANGQLYRFAAAELCKPDYREKAVSLVMAGGLIGAVIGPNLAIQTKSLFGMPFAGAYVALMGVAVLSMAVMSFIHFPPAPVVKADDTGGRPLGEIMRQPVFFVAALAAALGYGVMNLLMAATPLAMQVCGFPFEDTAWVLQWHVIGMFAPGFVTGHLIKRFGVLPIMGVGVLLNIACIAIALSGVDLHQFLVALFLLGVGWNFLFTGSTTLSMQAYTPQEKNRAQAAINFCVFATMAFTSFASGALVTTQGWAWLNWGSLVPVLITGAGLLWLARKKASAA; from the coding sequence ATGAACCGTCATCTCGTTTTGCTGTCTATCGCGCAGGGTTTGTTCCTGACCAACAACGTCACCTTCATTGCCATCAATGGTTTGGTGGGGCTGAGTTTGGCGCCCGAGGCGTGGATGGCCACATTGCCCGTGATGGGCTATGTGGTGGGCGGCGCGTTGAGCACGGGCTTGGTCGCCAAATCGCAGCAACGTTTTGGCCGCAAAGGTTCGTTTCAATTGGGCTTGTTGGTGGCTTTGCTATCAGCTGCTTTGGGTGCGTTCGCAGTGCTGTCGCAATCCTTTTGGTTGTTGGTCACGGCTACGGTGGTGGCCGGTTACTACAGCGCCAATGGCCAGCTGTATCGCTTTGCAGCCGCTGAGCTGTGCAAGCCCGACTACCGCGAGAAGGCCGTGTCGTTGGTGATGGCGGGTGGTTTGATTGGCGCTGTGATTGGCCCGAACCTCGCCATTCAAACCAAGAGTTTGTTTGGCATGCCGTTCGCAGGTGCGTATGTGGCGTTGATGGGGGTGGCCGTGCTGTCGATGGCGGTGATGAGCTTCATCCACTTTCCACCCGCACCCGTTGTGAAAGCGGATGACACGGGTGGTCGTCCATTGGGCGAAATCATGCGTCAGCCTGTGTTCTTTGTGGCGGCCTTGGCGGCTGCTCTGGGTTACGGCGTGATGAACTTGTTGATGGCAGCTACACCGCTGGCCATGCAAGTGTGTGGTTTCCCGTTTGAAGACACCGCGTGGGTGTTGCAGTGGCATGTGATTGGTATGTTTGCACCGGGCTTTGTGACGGGGCATCTGATCAAACGCTTTGGCGTGTTGCCCATCATGGGCGTGGGCGTGTTGCTCAACATCGCTTGTATTGCCATTGCCCTCTCAGGCGTGGACTTGCACCAGTTCTTGGTGGCTTTGTTTTTGTTGGGTGTGGGTTGGAACTTTTTATTCACGGGCAGCACCACGTTGTCGATGCAAGCCTACACACCGCAAGAGAAAAACCGCGCCCAAGCCGCCATTAACTTTTGCGTGTTCGCCACCATGGCTTTCACCTCGTTTGCCTCGGGTGCGTTGGTGACCACGCAAGGTTGGGCTTGGCTCAACTGGGGTTCGTTGGTGCCTGTCCTCATCACGGGTGCAGGGTTGCTGTGGTTGGCGCGTAAAAAAGCCTCAGCCGCTTGA
- a CDS encoding prenyltransferase, whose amino-acid sequence MGNHGAMTDQKSLPWRTLVQMTRPGFLVITAVACVLGASVAAACGHGPNVWTALATLVLAVLMHAAANVLNDYHDALNGADDANSQGLFPFTGGARLIQNGHVTTQDTHNLAGALITVLIPCGLLLAVKTGGGLVWLGLAGLFLGWAYSAPPLVLMKRGLGELTVALTWGLVVVGADYVQRGQFFVIPAAVALSFALLVGNILVINGFPDAQADAQVGKRTLVVRFGPRRVAWMYLAFACLAYAWLLVGVRLFIHPEPALWGLVSMPLSLAAFVMLLKNAEQPARLAPAIVLTIAAAVLHGLAMSAGLFSLSLFGSL is encoded by the coding sequence ATGGGAAACCATGGCGCCATGACCGATCAGAAGTCCTTGCCCTGGCGCACGCTGGTGCAGATGACGCGCCCCGGCTTCTTGGTGATCACAGCCGTGGCGTGTGTGTTGGGTGCCTCTGTGGCTGCGGCTTGCGGACACGGCCCCAACGTGTGGACCGCTTTGGCCACTTTGGTGTTGGCTGTGCTCATGCATGCGGCGGCCAATGTGCTGAACGATTACCACGATGCCCTCAATGGTGCGGACGATGCCAACAGTCAAGGTTTATTTCCGTTCACGGGTGGTGCACGCCTCATTCAAAACGGACATGTGACCACGCAAGACACCCACAACTTGGCAGGCGCCTTGATCACGGTGTTGATTCCCTGCGGCTTGTTGCTGGCGGTGAAGACGGGTGGTGGCCTGGTGTGGTTAGGGCTGGCAGGTTTGTTTTTGGGGTGGGCTTACTCTGCGCCGCCTTTGGTTTTGATGAAGCGAGGTTTGGGCGAGCTGACGGTGGCCCTGACGTGGGGTTTGGTGGTGGTTGGCGCTGACTATGTGCAGCGCGGCCAATTCTTTGTCATTCCTGCGGCGGTGGCGCTGAGCTTTGCTTTGTTGGTAGGCAACATCTTGGTCATCAACGGTTTCCCAGATGCACAGGCTGATGCACAAGTGGGTAAGCGGACTTTGGTGGTTCGCTTCGGTCCACGCCGTGTTGCTTGGATGTATCTTGCGTTTGCCTGTTTGGCGTATGCATGGTTGTTGGTCGGGGTGCGGCTGTTCATCCATCCTGAGCCTGCGTTGTGGGGCTTGGTGTCTATGCCCCTGTCGCTGGCGGCATTTGTGATGCTTCTAAAGAATGCAGAGCAACCTGCACGTTTGGCACCTGCCATTGTTTTGACGATTGCAGCGGCTGTGTTGCATGGTTTGGCCATGTCGGCTGGCTTGTTTTCTCTTTCATTGTTTGGGTCGTTATGA
- a CDS encoding carboxymuconolactone decarboxylase family protein has translation MSTFDHPTLIKNISQSMTELRKAQPEAMQGFGQLAKAAMATGAVSEKHKELMALAIGITQHCSGCIGFHVKALHRVGCTREELEETLAVCVYMGGGPALMYASEALKAWETMAP, from the coding sequence ATGAGCACGTTTGACCATCCCACCCTCATCAAGAACATCAGCCAATCGATGACTGAGTTGCGCAAGGCGCAACCCGAGGCCATGCAAGGCTTTGGTCAATTGGCCAAAGCGGCCATGGCCACCGGTGCTGTGAGCGAGAAACACAAAGAGTTGATGGCCTTGGCCATTGGCATCACACAGCACTGCTCGGGCTGCATTGGTTTTCATGTGAAAGCTTTGCATCGCGTGGGTTGCACACGTGAAGAGTTGGAAGAAACTTTGGCCGTGTGTGTCTACATGGGCGGCGGCCCTGCGTTGATGTATGCCTCGGAGGCGTTGAAGGCATGGGAAACCATGGCGCCATGA
- a CDS encoding rhodanese-like domain-containing protein, with the protein MKTAHDLVIEAKKSVEEISVDQAVEAIQACDVLIDVREADEYAAGHLPGAMHMSRGMLEFKMAGNPKLQSRDLTIVLYCKTSGRAALCAQSLAQMGYTHIQSIAGGIDAWQAAGHDVFKPAQPSFE; encoded by the coding sequence ATGAAAACAGCCCACGATTTGGTGATTGAAGCTAAAAAATCAGTTGAAGAAATTTCTGTGGATCAAGCTGTTGAAGCGATTCAAGCTTGTGATGTTTTGATTGATGTACGTGAAGCGGATGAATACGCTGCCGGTCATTTGCCCGGTGCCATGCACATGTCACGTGGCATGTTGGAGTTCAAGATGGCGGGTAATCCCAAGTTGCAATCGCGTGACTTGACCATCGTGTTGTATTGCAAAACCAGTGGTCGTGCTGCTCTGTGTGCACAGTCTTTGGCGCAGATGGGCTACACCCATATCCAATCCATCGCAGGTGGCATTGATGCGTGGCAGGCTGCAGGCCATGACGTGTTCAAGCCCGCACAGCCTTCCTTTGAATAA
- a CDS encoding metalloregulator ArsR/SmtB family transcription factor — protein sequence MNQLPEQAIDRVASYFQALAEPTRLRILNLLREAEHNVGELAEACGYTAANMSRHLAVLMQQGFVKREGRGTSVYYQIADPTIYALCDLVCDRITQQHLAQAWPLATVAKKRSTTARRVA from the coding sequence ATGAACCAACTTCCAGAACAAGCCATTGACCGTGTGGCCAGCTACTTCCAAGCCTTGGCAGAGCCCACACGGTTACGCATCTTGAATTTGCTGCGCGAAGCCGAGCACAACGTAGGTGAACTGGCCGAGGCTTGTGGCTACACCGCAGCCAATATGTCGCGCCATTTGGCGGTGTTGATGCAACAAGGCTTCGTCAAGCGTGAAGGCCGTGGCACCAGCGTGTATTACCAAATTGCAGATCCCACCATTTACGCCTTGTGCGATTTGGTGTGTGATCGCATCACCCAGCAGCATTTAGCGCAAGCCTGGCCTTTGGCCACGGTTGCCAAAAAACGTTCCACCACAGCAAGGAGAGTCGCATGA